A stretch of the candidate division WOR-3 bacterium genome encodes the following:
- a CDS encoding DUF885 domain-containing protein: MKYPIIKLMMSTKVRFALLITTINFAVCTQAQQRPQNIEELFRNFFNEYVQLRPETGTSIGIPPEWDIVVRNDALDDESEYGIQKIYDLYRKYHSWVSEYDQERLSSSQRIAASVLKWFLENELEGERFSNHTYTINPLFGLHGTFVTMMTEHHRISSVADAQDYIQRLRKIEMKVGQLLERMKIQEEKRIIPPSYIVGNYLQLLNEFISVSCEQNLLYTSFYSRIVGIEGITNGTKRNLCMQAANALEDNVYPAYKRMIEQVEILLQKADQNAGVWKLPDGDEYYRYCLRNHTTTNMTPEQVHNLGLEEVERIQKELKRQFRKLGITGNGEFSDLLGQYMQISGNTADEKYFFPSTEEGKIQTILSYQAIIDSIKNKLPLMFSVIPRTTVNVARVPEYKVQVIGTYYQQPKLDGSEGGIFYANLSYQHQKSGMKALTYHEAIPGHHLQIALEQEHSEARVFKTLFFFTGYVEGWALYAEKLAGEYGFYGDTESLIGYLRSELFRALRLVIDTGIHYKKWTRERAYEYLLSNLGWGSYSEIDRYIVWPGQACAYKIGELKLLELRARAKSRLGDEFDIRKFHDVVLRHGSVPLAVLDSLVEEYIKSYGS; encoded by the coding sequence ATGAAGTACCCTATCATTAAATTGATGATGAGTACCAAGGTAAGATTTGCGCTCCTGATCACAACCATAAATTTCGCAGTCTGCACACAAGCTCAGCAGCGGCCCCAAAACATCGAAGAACTGTTCAGAAATTTCTTCAATGAATATGTTCAACTGAGACCAGAAACAGGAACTTCGATCGGGATACCGCCCGAATGGGACATCGTGGTAAGGAACGATGCACTCGATGACGAGTCAGAATACGGAATACAGAAGATCTATGATCTGTACAGGAAATACCACAGCTGGGTCTCGGAGTATGATCAGGAAAGGCTTTCTTCTTCTCAACGTATTGCGGCTTCGGTCCTTAAATGGTTTCTGGAAAATGAACTCGAAGGTGAGAGATTTTCCAACCACACATACACCATAAACCCATTGTTCGGACTTCACGGCACTTTCGTGACCATGATGACCGAGCACCATAGAATCTCAAGTGTTGCCGATGCGCAGGACTATATACAGAGACTAAGAAAAATCGAGATGAAGGTGGGACAACTGCTCGAACGCATGAAAATACAGGAAGAAAAACGTATCATACCACCCTCCTATATTGTGGGAAATTATCTTCAGCTACTCAATGAATTCATTTCTGTATCCTGCGAGCAGAACCTGCTCTACACATCATTCTACTCACGCATCGTCGGAATTGAAGGCATCACTAACGGTACCAAGAGAAATCTTTGCATGCAAGCTGCAAACGCCCTGGAGGACAATGTCTACCCGGCATACAAAAGAATGATCGAACAGGTGGAAATCTTGCTGCAAAAAGCAGACCAAAATGCGGGTGTCTGGAAACTACCTGACGGCGATGAATACTACAGATACTGTCTACGCAATCACACGACCACCAACATGACCCCTGAGCAGGTACACAACCTTGGTCTTGAGGAAGTTGAACGTATACAGAAGGAACTCAAACGCCAGTTCAGGAAACTGGGGATCACGGGCAACGGCGAATTTTCCGACCTGTTAGGCCAGTACATGCAGATCTCAGGAAACACGGCGGACGAGAAGTATTTCTTCCCGTCAACCGAAGAAGGCAAAATACAAACGATCCTTTCATACCAGGCGATAATCGATAGCATCAAGAACAAACTGCCACTGATGTTTTCGGTAATCCCTCGAACGACGGTAAACGTCGCCCGTGTGCCGGAATACAAGGTGCAGGTGATAGGCACCTATTACCAGCAGCCGAAACTAGATGGTTCAGAAGGCGGCATATTCTACGCGAACCTCTCCTACCAGCATCAGAAGTCAGGTATGAAAGCTCTTACATATCACGAAGCAATACCCGGGCACCATCTGCAGATCGCTCTCGAACAAGAGCACTCAGAAGCACGAGTTTTCAAGACACTATTCTTCTTCACTGGATACGTCGAAGGATGGGCACTGTACGCGGAGAAACTGGCAGGCGAATATGGCTTCTACGGCGACACCGAAAGCCTGATCGGCTACTTGCGCTCCGAACTGTTTCGAGCCTTACGTCTTGTCATCGACACAGGAATTCACTACAAGAAGTGGACACGGGAAAGGGCATATGAGTATCTTCTATCTAACCTGGGGTGGGGTTCATATTCAGAAATCGACCGCTACATTGTCTGGCCGGGGCAAGCATGCGCGTACAAGATCGGAGAACTCAAATTACTGGAGCTAAGAGCAAGGGCGAAGAGCAGACTCGGCGATGAATTTGACATCAGGAAATTCCATGATGTCGTCCTGAGACATGGATCAGTTCCCCTCGCCGTGCTTGACAGTCTTGTAGAAGAGTATATAAAATCCTACGGCAGCTAA